The DNA window tttagtccaacagttgcaaactagagtttctattggacaaattcatgtatgtttatccctgttttgttccttTTGCTTCCATTTAAGTTTTTCTTTCAACAGAactggcagaatgaatacacccctgatcacacgcaaacacagttctctttcatagcagccacaaacaaaacagcatgatccctttgatcgttGGATAATTCCTTCACACATctactcactctcctcctctcaccttttcccttcgcttgtggacttcagcgcaaaacacatcaactgtctgtgaccaggcgacaAAACCTTTCCAAActaaaccttcatatcataaccgctacccacagcctacattgttgttaccatattagctaacgtcaattcaacatagctactagaacgaacgcgttagtaaacctgctacaatcatgtatatagtgtacagttagcaagcagtttatcagttacaccggcaggccccggtggcaataaattaataaaaccaaaagcttaccctGACTtgaagttccagtgttggataaacatagccagctagctatcagAGCATCCCtgtctgtttgagcagggtgtttgagtaagctaaactagctagctgaattccctagctaagtaagtgaaagagaaaaaaaaatgaaatatagctatctctttctttttctctcttgcttccccttatttatttaagaaatgaatttgttcaaaactgttcaactattgtctttctctgagTCAACCACTCACCacatttatgcactgcagtgctatctagctgtagcttatgctttcggTACTAGATTAATTCCCTGatactttgattgggtggacaacatgtcagttcatgctctgataggttggaggacgtcctccggaagttgtcataattactgggtaagtctatggaagggggtgagaaccatgagccccctaggttttgtatttaagtcaatgtacccagagaaggacggaaactagctgtcttccagctacaccatggtaaaggggatacctagtcagttgtacaactgaatgccttcaactgaaatgtgtcttctgcatttaacccaacccctctgaatcagagaggtgcggggggctgccataatcaacatccacatcttcggcgctatgggaacagttggttaactgccttgttcaggggcagaatgacagaattttaccttgtcagagcTGAGATttgattcagcaacctttcggttactagcccaaagctctaaccactaggctacctgccgccatagtgctaccctacagagtgctgttgaggctactgtagaccttcattgcaaaacagggtgttttaataaatgatttggtgatgtgaatatattttgtatagttcaCTTTCTTTTtatgtttcacaaaaaaaaatctgaaactcactgaggaggatggtcctccccttccaaTTCTGAGAAGCCTCCACTGTTCTATGTAGAATATACGTATATCTGTTTAATTTTTGCTAAGAAAAttagggggccaaataaaaccacccgtgggCCTGCttgttggggaaccctggtgtaAAGAGCTCTACAtggaacttaaaagggttctacctggaattaAAAGTGTTTTACCTGGAactaaaagggttttacctggaaacaaaaagggttcttcaaagggttctcctgtgggaacagccaaagaactctttgaggttctagatagcacctttttttctaggaGTGTATATTTTTCAATTTTCCCTCAACCCTTCACTTAATTTAAGGATATACAAGCTGAGGAACAAGGAGAGGATCTCTGTATCTGCTGCCTCTAAGCTCCTTGCCAACATGGTGGTCAACTACAGAGGGATGGGTCTCTCCATGGGCACAATGATATGTGGCTGGGACAAGAAGGCAAGTTAAAGTTAGGCCTTTCAGGTTGCTAGGTTTGTGTACCCCAGTGTTAGACGTTTTGACTACGAAGTTTTCTCTTTTAGTGGGTAATTAACAAACACTCATTAGTTGAAATTGTATTGTCAGCCTGCTACTAATAGACATTCAtgattatttttattgtttttatgatTGCAGGGTCCTGGGCTGTATTACGTTGATGACAATGGCCTGAGACTGTGTGGAAACATGTTCTCCACTGGGTCTGGTAACACCTATGCCTATGGTGTGATGGACAGCGGCTACCGTTATGACTTGTCTGTTCCAGAAGCCTATGATTTGGCACAGAGGGCCATATTTCATGCTACACACAGAGATGCTTACTCTGGGGGAACAGTCAACAGTAAGTCTGAGCTTGTTACCTGGTTTataatggtggtgatggtggtgtgtgtgtgtgtgtgtgtgtgtgtgtgtgtgtgtgtgtgtgtgtgtgtgtgtgtgtgtgtttgactttgTCTTTGTTCTTTGCAGTGTATCACATGAGAGAGACTGGTTGGATTAAAGTTTCTCAAGAGGATGTTGGCGACCTGTACCACCGCTTTTCCAATGAGAAGAAGTGAATCTGGCCCATTCTAACTATATTCACAGTCACATCAATACCATACAATACATCATGAACATAGTCAAATAAGTATGTAAAATAATAAGGATCATGGAGCCATGACCTTCTCTCAGGCAACATATGGCAGTCAATGTCttcaataaaatacttttttttagagAACTGTCATAGGAATTTTTTATTGTGGTTATGTGTATAAGacaattattttctttcaaatattgaaataaataaaatctttcaaattgtcTTTCAAATACATGTtcacatttagaatacattttcttCTGGCACAGAActtaatataattttttaaataataaactcTTTGGCACTTACAGATATTTGGAAAAAACAGGGCTGACATGACATTTTTGTTCCTCCATAGGTCTAATAACCTTTTCATACTACTGAGCTGAACCAAACCGAGCTGAACTGTGCTGGCCTAGTTATGCATCTGGTTACGCATCCAACATAGATGCTGGAACCGTTctgaaaaggacaatgtgaaaagaaaatatctgaGCCTATACAGTTCATGTCGGCATGATAGTATGAAAAGGGTACGTGACACAGGCAAAGCCATACATTTATGAGAACTGATGTTATGGTTCTGATATAGTATATGTACCTATTCTGTAATCTACTAGCATTGTATGTTTATCCAAGATCCTGTGGCGTACACCAGTGTCCTGGTTTTCATTGCATATTGGAATCTGGCATGAGCAATAAGAAGAACATGGACACTAGTTAAGCAGGATGGACAGATACTGGAGATAAGGAATCGGCTATTAATTATTACAGTAAACTAATAGATCAGACAGAAGTGAGTAAAGACTCCCAAGACTCAGCTGCTGTTCATGTCAGATAAAGCCTCTCCTTTTTCTAATGTTTTCTTTACATTCCTCAAAATACTCCTCAGTGTCCCTATCCAGTTTTTGGGaggattttgtatttgtttatttctttGCTTTATTATTATTGAATACATTTCTGGGGTCTCCAGTGTTTTCAGAGTAAACTGAGTTCTTGAGCTGAGATGGACATTTCCATCCTCATTTCAATCTACCTGGCAGTGCCATCGTGTGATTGTCTGGCATCAATCCCCTTGCCTACTGGGGAGAGGAAGGCAGCCATATCAAAAATACTCACATTAAAATATGAAGGAAATCGGAAGCTTTTAATGTTATCTAATAAATAAAGTTGAATGGTtgagtgtcatgtaaatgcatcataatgtaGAAACTTCAACCATAGAGACATACCATTCTATATCTATGGGCACTAATCTCTAAATAAATGGCTCTTGAGGCAACCAAATCTCATTTACGGCACGCAAGAGTTAGAGGCGGGTCTGGTCCACACTATATTATGGTCCGGGATTAATGTTTCTTATTTTACCACACAGAAAGTCCCTAGAGGCCCGTCCCTTGTTCTTTGTCTATGTTTTTGGCAGTCTGCCTGGCTGCACCACTGCTAAAGCCACAAGACATCAGTACTCCACCTCCCCCTACCGGAGAACAATAACATATCGATATAGACCTTAGGTGATACTGACAACCATTTCATGACCAGATCTGCGACTAGTACACATCACCACGAAATAGCCGTGGTTCCTTTTGAGAATCCTTAACACTGATCTGGAAAACACTTTGTGCATTTACCTTGCAGGTGTTTTGAAGTATTCACTTGGTCAGTGTCTTGTGAGTTTTCTGCTCACCTTTACTGTTTGTGCATCTGCAGCACTGGTGTAGACATACATCATCTAGTCATCCAAATCCTCAACTCAAACTATTGATAAGAAGTGCGTAAATGTGGACATTCGTGAGATAAGTGTCATGTGGCAACATTCATCAACTCAATTATTTTCTCAGTAGAAGTTTGCATTGTCAGTtcgacatatacagtatattttcctGTCCCTTTAGGTTGGTGACATATCAACAACAATCCATCTACCCACTGCCAATGGATACCGAtaagaagggatggagggagaggacaaaGGGAAAATATCAGCGGCCATCTCACCTCAAGACCTTCTGGCATCACAAAATGGCCGACAATAACTTGATCTGTCTGGGTGAAGCGCCAACTGTAACCACTCCATGCCAAATCAGTTGGCTTGTAATCCCACCACGTTG is part of the Salvelinus sp. IW2-2015 unplaced genomic scaffold, ASM291031v2 Un_scaffold3438, whole genome shotgun sequence genome and encodes:
- the LOC112075852 gene encoding proteasome subunit beta type-8, with the protein product MALLDVCGISDWVKEDGFNAERASVDKANHFNFASQTPELAVPVGVDPAEFLRPLVDSEEGVDGVKINLEHGTTTLAFKFQHGVMVAVDSRASAGSYVSTQMFKKVIEINPFLLGTMSGSAADCVYWERVLAKECRIYKLRNKERISVSAASKLLANMVVNYRGMGLSMGTMICGWDKKGPGLYYVDDNGLRLCGNMFSTGSGNTYAYGVMDSGYRYDLSVPEAYDLAQRAIFHATHRDAYSGGTVNMYHMRETGWIKVSQEDVGDLYHRFSNEKK